GCCCAACAGGGCCGCGCGATCGCAGCTCAGCTCGGCGCAGCGCAGCCACGCCAGCATCTGCGATCGCAACGACTGCGCTAGAAACACTCCCCAGCTAGGCAGCAAATCGGCCCCCAACACCACCAGATTGGCCAAGGTCAGAAACACCCCGTGCTCGCATTTGAGGTGCCCCAGCTCGTGCGCCATGACGGCCTGGGTCTCTTGGGGGGTCAGCATCTCCAGCAGCGAGGTATGCAGCACCATAAAGCGCTGCCGGCCGCGCATGGCAAAGGTATAGGCATTGGGGGCCGGATGCTGGTGGACGTAGAGCTCCGGCGGTTCCAGATCCAGAGTCTGGCAGGCCTGCTGCAGCGAGCGGTGCAGCTGCGGTAGCTGCTGCTCGCCCACGCGCACACTGGCGGCAATGTTGTTGAGGTAAAAGACCTGCTCGGCCGCCGGTCCCAGCAAGCTGCGAACGGCGACATCCAGCCCCGGTACCTGCTTGAGGGTCTGGGTGGCTTCGCGATCGAGCGGGTGGCGAAACTCGTCCGCCTTGAGGCCGAGCAGTGGGATGGGGGCCATATGGAGCGCTCGCCCGGCAACGTATTGCGAGTGCCGGCAGGCTCGAGCCTACCGGCCGTTTGCAAGCGGCTGGGATGGGATCCGAGCGCAGCCGCTCAGACGCCGAAGGATTTGCCGCAGCCGCAGGTCTGGCTGGCGTTGGGGTTGGTGAACTGGAAGCCACCCCCAATCAGGGCATTGCTGTAGTCTAGGGTGAGCCCGTAGATGTAGAGCAAGCTTTTGGGATCGGCCACGATCTGGAAGCCGTCGTAGTCAAAGACCTCGTCGTCATCGCGCAACTGGCCGGGATCTTCAAACTCCATCATGTAGGAGAGCCCCGAACAGCCGCCGCTGCGAACGCCCACGCGCAGGCAGAGGTCTTGACCCTGCTGGTCGCGCAATTGGCGCAGGTGCTCGAGGGCGCTCTGGGAGACTTGGATGCCCTGCTCGGTCTGAGTGGTCTGTGTCATAGTGGCCTGCCTGCTCCTGACTCACTCTCATTATGGCGTTATGCGGGGTTGCAGCCAACCTGGGCGCTGGCTAGCGGGCTTGCTGCATGCTTTTGGCTAGCT
The genomic region above belongs to Cyanobacteria bacterium QS_8_64_29 and contains:
- a CDS encoding peptidase M48; this translates as MAPIPLLGLKADEFRHPLDREATQTLKQVPGLDVAVRSLLGPAAEQVFYLNNIAASVRVGEQQLPQLHRSLQQACQTLDLEPPELYVHQHPAPNAYTFAMRGRQRFMVLHTSLLEMLTPQETQAVMAHELGHLKCEHGVFLTLANLVVLGADLLPSWGVFLAQSLRSQMLAWLRCAELSCDRAALLGTQDARALMSALMKLAGGSPSIAPQLNLDAFIEQARAYDAIGETQLGEMLKSAQAEERTHPVLVLRAREIDRWARSQHYQALLGRHQTNYNDGAELAGKWRNW
- a CDS encoding iron-sulfur cluster assembly accessory protein, which codes for MTQTTQTEQGIQVSQSALEHLRQLRDQQGQDLCLRVGVRSGGCSGLSYMMEFEDPGQLRDDDEVFDYDGFQIVADPKSLLYIYGLTLDYSNALIGGGFQFTNPNASQTCGCGKSFGV